In Candidatus Falkowbacteria bacterium, a genomic segment contains:
- the der gene encoding ribosome biogenesis GTPase Der: MPSTSKLPLIVIFGRTNVGKSTLFNCLVEKRQALISDVPGTTRDSNIASVEWRGHQFELIDTGGFMNLDFLSQRKIKAVSIDELVQKQARDYLKKADVIIFAVDAKEGLLPQDKQMASILKRIIPDLSKVIIIANKVDAFKRIPEVSDFYSLGLGQVYPVSAATGAGTGDMLDAVLEILHIDPTKTKRLDEDEEEVDEEEMTESAQEEKHQKELAAQPIKVCILGKPNVGKSSLLNAILGYNRVIVSEVPHTTREPQSTNFTYKNKPLVLVDTAGITKHGHKSHTLEKFSMDKSLASLKKSDIALLILDINDPLTKQDSRLVEEIFDRKKSLILVANKWDLADERDTKKFTNYIYGELPFATHAPIQFISAKNNSKVDHLLDLVLKVDSQRHVTLSQNNLDWLMKTAVKKHRPTKGRGTKYPRLYAFTQTGTNPPTFMVRVGTRESLADSYLRFLENQLREKFGFTGTPISMWVQKGRDVHGAHDS; this comes from the coding sequence ATGCCCTCCACTTCAAAATTACCTTTAATCGTTATCTTTGGTCGAACCAATGTTGGCAAATCAACTCTCTTTAACTGTCTCGTTGAAAAACGTCAGGCTTTGATTTCTGATGTCCCAGGCACAACCCGTGATAGTAATATCGCCTCTGTTGAATGGCGCGGTCATCAATTTGAATTAATTGATACAGGCGGATTTATGAACCTTGATTTTTTAAGTCAACGTAAAATTAAAGCTGTTTCCATTGATGAACTCGTTCAAAAACAAGCTCGTGATTATTTAAAAAAAGCCGATGTTATTATTTTTGCTGTTGATGCCAAAGAAGGTCTACTACCACAAGACAAACAAATGGCATCAATTCTTAAACGCATCATTCCTGACTTGTCTAAAGTAATTATTATCGCCAACAAAGTTGATGCCTTTAAACGAATTCCAGAAGTCAGTGATTTCTATAGCTTAGGTTTGGGCCAAGTCTATCCTGTCTCAGCTGCTACTGGTGCTGGTACTGGTGACATGCTTGATGCTGTTTTAGAAATTCTTCACATTGATCCAACTAAAACTAAACGCCTTGATGAAGATGAGGAAGAAGTAGATGAAGAAGAAATGACTGAGAGTGCACAAGAAGAAAAGCATCAAAAAGAATTGGCAGCCCAACCAATCAAGGTTTGTATTTTAGGCAAACCCAATGTCGGAAAATCAAGTTTATTAAATGCCATTCTTGGGTATAATCGTGTGATTGTGAGTGAAGTCCCACACACCACTCGTGAACCACAATCAACCAATTTTACTTACAAAAATAAACCATTGGTTTTGGTCGATACAGCTGGAATTACAAAGCATGGACATAAATCTCATACTCTAGAAAAGTTTAGCATGGACAAGAGCCTTGCTTCGCTTAAAAAATCTGACATTGCTTTATTGATCTTGGATATTAATGATCCCTTGACCAAACAAGATTCACGTTTGGTTGAAGAAATTTTTGACAGAAAAAAAAGTTTGATTTTAGTCGCTAATAAATGGGACCTTGCTGACGAACGTGATACCAAAAAATTTACCAATTACATTTACGGCGAACTACCCTTTGCAACTCATGCGCCAATTCAATTTATCTCTGCAAAAAATAATTCTAAAGTTGATCACTTACTAGATTTGGTCTTAAAAGTTGATAGTCAGCGTCACGTAACATTGTCACAAAATAATCTTGATTGGTTAATGAAAACAGCCGTAAAAAAACATCGTCCAACCAAAGGTCGAGGCACAAAATATCCTCGTCTATATGCCTTTACGCAAACCGGCACTAATCCCCCAACCTTTATGGTTCGAGTTGGAACTCGTGAAAGTTTAGCTGATTCTTATCTTCGCTTTTTAGAAAATCAATTACGAGAAAAGTTTGGCTTTACCGGCACCCCTATCTCCATGTGGGTGCAAAAAGGACGGGATGTTCATGGGGCGCATGATTCGTAG